The DNA segment CGTGCCGTCCGGCACCTCGTTCTGCAACCCCCTGTGCTGGTCAGGGCCGAGGTCGCGGAGCGGGTCCGCCAGGTCCTTCGTCAGGCCGTGGGCGACGTCGATGCGGAAGCCGTCCACGCCCCGGTCCGACCAGAAGCGCAGGGTGGTGCGGAAGTCGGCGCGCACCTCCTCGTTCGCCCAGTTGAAGTCCGGCTGCTCCGGGGCGAAGAGGTGCAGGTACCACTGCCCGTCGGGCACCCGCTGCCAGACGCTGCCGCCGAAGTTGGCCTCCCAGTCGGTGGGCGGCAGTTCGCCGCCGTCGCCGCGTCCGTCGCGGAAGACGTACCGGTCCCTGGCCGGCGAGCCGGGCCCGGCGGCCAGCGCCTCCTGGAACCAGACGTGCTGGTCGGAGGAGTGGTTGGGCACGATGTCGATGATCACCTTGATGCCCAGCCGATGCGCCTCGGCGACCATCGTGTCGAAGTCGTCCAGCGTGCCGAGCCGGGGATCGACGTCCCGGTAGTCAGCGACGTCATAGCCGCCGTCCTTCAACTCCGACGGGTAGAAGGGGCTCAGCCACAGCGCGTCCACGCCGAGCGTCGCCAGATGGCCGAGGCGCGCGGTGATGCCGGGGATGTCGCCGATGCCGTCCCCGTCGGCGTCGGCGAAGCTGCGCGGATACACCTGGTAGACGACGGCCTGCCGCCACCAGTCGGGATCCTGGGACGACATGTCCGGTGCGGCGTGCTCGGTCACAGGGACTCCTTCACGGTGTGCCCGGCGGCGACTGGCGCCGCCCCGCGACCGGCGGCCGTGGGAGGTCTGCGGCATGGCGGCATGACAAGGCGCTCCGGGTCAGGAGAGGACGGCTTGCACTATGACAACGCTTGCACGCTAAGGAGGCCCCGAGCAGGGTGTCAATGGATGAGCCGCACCAAGAAGCCGCCCGGGGACGTCTTCCCTGCCCCGTTCGGCGGCGGGAGGATGGCCGGTATACGACACGCGCGTATGCCACGACCTCCTGCGGTCCGCTCCGGGGCCCGGGAGTCGCGGCGCGAGGAGGCCGGGAGGGAACCGGCCAGGTCGCCGGTCTCCTGTGAGACAGCGCTGTCACGAAGGCGTACCCGAGGGGCCAACGGTGTGTTAATTTCCCGCCATGCCGCCCGCTCAGCGCCATCCGACCATGGCCGATGTGGCCCAGCGCGCCGGAGTCTCCGTCTCCACGGTCTCGCGCACCCTGCGCGGGCTGTCCACGGTCTCGCCGGACGCGCGGCGCCGGGTGGAGGAGGCCGCCCGGGAGCTGTCGTTCGTGATCTCCCGTCAGGCCTCGGGGCTGGTCACCGGGAAGACCGGCGCCGTGGCGGTGCTGGTGCCCACGCTGAAGTCCTGGTTCGTCGGCGCGGCGCTCTCGGGACTCGGCGAGGTGCTCCTCGGCACCGGACTCGACCTGCTGGTGTACAGCGTCTCCGACCTGGCCGAGCGCGCCGCGTTCTTCGACCGCCTCCCGGCCCGCCGCAACGCCGACGCGCTCCTCGTGGTCTCCTTCGACCTCACCGAGCAGGAGAGCGCCCGGCTCGACGACCTCGGCATCCCCATCGTCTACGTCAGCCAGCAGGCACCGGGCCGCGCCAGCGTCTACGTCGACGATGTCGCGGGCGCCCGGGCCGGGGTGCGCCACCTCGTCAACCTGGGCCACCGGCGGATCGCCTACGTGCACGCGGCGCGGGGCCCGTCCGGGTTCTCGTTCAGCTCCCAGCGGCGGTTCCTCGGCTACCGGGAGGCGCTCGCCGAGGCGGGCATCGGCCTGGACGAGCAGCTGGTGGTGGACGTCCTCGCGAGCGGCAGACGGGGAGCCGAGGAGGCGGTGGGCGGGCTGCTCGGCCTCCGCGAGCCGCCCACGGCGATCTTCGCGGAGATAGACCAGGTCGCCATCGAGGTGATGGGCGTGCTGCGCAGCGCCGGCCTCGACGTGCCGGGCCGGGTGTCCGTGCTCGGCTTCGACGACCACGAGATGGCGGAGTGGATGCAGCTGTCGACCATCGCCCAGCCCGCGGAGGACATCGGCCGCGCCGCCGGCGAGCTGGCCCGCTCGCTCATCGACGACCCCGACGCCGACCCGGCCAGGCACCGCGTCCTGCCCACCCGGCTCATCCCGCGCGCGAGCACGGCGCCCCTGCGCACCCCGCACCCGCGCCCCGCCCCGGACGCCGGGTCCACGGCGGAGAGGTCCACGGCGGAGGGGTCCACGCGGACGGCGGGCTGAGGCTGTCCCTTACGGGCAGCGACCGCCGTGGGACGGCCTCCGTCAGCCCATTCCCGCGGGACCCCAAGCGGGCGCACGGTCATCCCGGTGCGCCGCTGACCCGACTCAGAACGGATACCACCGCACCGTCTCGTCCCCCTCCCTCAGGGACGCCACCCGGCGCTGGAACTCCGCGAGGGCCTTGGGGTTCGCGGGGGCGTGCTGGGCCGCCCACGCGCAGCTCGCCGTCTCCCGCGCGCCGCGCAGCACCCCGCACCCGTCCCACTCCCGCACGTCCCAGCCGTACGCGGTGGTGAACTCCTCATAGGCGGTGTCCCCGAGCCCGTAGCGGTCGCGGGAGAGCGCCATCACCACGAGGTCGTGCTCGCGCAGGTCCGAGGAGAACGTCTCCAGGTCGACCAGGACCGGGCCGTCCGGGCCGACGTGGACGTTGCGTGGCAGCGCGTCGCCGTGGATGGAGCCCGGCGGCAGGTGCGGGGTGAGCGCTGCGGCCGCCGAGGCGAAGCCGTCGCGGCGCTCGCGCAGATACGCTGCGTCGGCCGGGTCGATCGCCGCGCCCGCGAGGCGCAGCCAGCGCTCGACGCCACCGAGGAGTTCCCGCCGCGGCAGCTCGAACGGGGGCGCCGGCAGGGCGTGTACCCGGCTCAGCAGCACCGCCAGGTCCGCGGGACCGGCCGGGCGCACCCGCTCGGGCAGCCGGCGCCAGACGGTGACCGGGCACCCGTCGACCAGCAGCGGTTCCGGCTCCGCGGCGCGTACCGCGGGAACCTCGGCGGCGGCGAGCCAGCCGGCCACGAGCAGTTCCCGCCGCGCCCTTTCCAGCAGCTCGGCGCTCCGGCCGACCTTGACCACCACGTCGCCGGCCGCGAACACCGCGTTCTCGCCCAGCGCCAGCAGTCGGGCCCCCGCCGCCGCCCCGGCGGGCAGCCCTCCGGCCGCCGCCAGCACCTCGCGCGCCCGCGCCTCGTCCACCTGCTGCCTCCCGATGCGCTCCGGGACCGGTTCCGGGTCTGCCCGGCCCGGTCCTGTGACCTGCACGGCCGGGCGCTTCCGCGGCACCGCCGCGGAGCCCGGTCCGCGCCGGCCAGTCTCGCACCCGCCCGCGAGCCCGCTGGGCGCCGGCCAGGCCACCCCGGCTCCGCCCGCTCTGCCCGCCATGTGACCTCTCTCATATCCGGCCGCATTGAGCAACCCGCCGCTGTGCCCCGTACCGGTGACCAGAGCGCGCGCACGCAGGCAAACAGCAAGTTGCTCCGAAACGGAGGCACCATGACCATCCGCGGCAAGCGGAAGTTCTCCACCAAGGCGGGGATCGGCATCGCCGGCGTCGCCGTGGCCGCTCTGGCCACAGCGTGCGGCTCCAGCACCTCCGGCGACAACGCGTCGGGCGGTTCCAGCACCCCGGCCTCGTCCCCTTCCAGCTCCGGCTCCAGCTCCGGCTCCGGCTCCGGCTCCGGCTCGTCGAGCGGGGCCGGGGCGGCCACCGGCGTCAAGGCGATGAGCGGTGACCTGGGCACGTTCCTCACCGACAGCTCGGGCAAGACCCTCTACCTCTTCGCGGCCGACTCCGACGGAAAGCCCACCTGCAACGGCACCTGTGCCGCGGAGTGGCCGCCGCTGACGGCCAAGGGCGCGCCCAAGGCCGGGGCGGGAGTGACGGCCTCGGACCTGACCACGGCCAAGCGCAGCGACGGAACCTCCCAGGTCGTCTACCACGGGCACCCGTTGTACTACT comes from the Streptomyces sp. TS71-3 genome and includes:
- a CDS encoding LacI family DNA-binding transcriptional regulator; its protein translation is MPPAQRHPTMADVAQRAGVSVSTVSRTLRGLSTVSPDARRRVEEAARELSFVISRQASGLVTGKTGAVAVLVPTLKSWFVGAALSGLGEVLLGTGLDLLVYSVSDLAERAAFFDRLPARRNADALLVVSFDLTEQESARLDDLGIPIVYVSQQAPGRASVYVDDVAGARAGVRHLVNLGHRRIAYVHAARGPSGFSFSSQRRFLGYREALAEAGIGLDEQLVVDVLASGRRGAEEAVGGLLGLREPPTAIFAEIDQVAIEVMGVLRSAGLDVPGRVSVLGFDDHEMAEWMQLSTIAQPAEDIGRAAGELARSLIDDPDADPARHRVLPTRLIPRASTAPLRTPHPRPAPDAGSTAERSTAEGSTRTAG
- a CDS encoding aminoglycoside phosphotransferase family protein; amino-acid sequence: MDEARAREVLAAAGGLPAGAAAGARLLALGENAVFAAGDVVVKVGRSAELLERARRELLVAGWLAAAEVPAVRAAEPEPLLVDGCPVTVWRRLPERVRPAGPADLAVLLSRVHALPAPPFELPRRELLGGVERWLRLAGAAIDPADAAYLRERRDGFASAAAALTPHLPPGSIHGDALPRNVHVGPDGPVLVDLETFSSDLREHDLVVMALSRDRYGLGDTAYEEFTTAYGWDVREWDGCGVLRGARETASCAWAAQHAPANPKALAEFQRRVASLREGDETVRWYPF